The following coding sequences lie in one Moritella viscosa genomic window:
- a CDS encoding PhnA protein, with translation MAKGLDKHQHRKDELNAFGKNLARRARSHCETCDASGVKLNIFEVAPIPTTPDYDDCILICDTCSEQLNNPKCIDADHWRCLNKSMWSEVAIVQVTAIRMLRLLAEKHEWAADLDEMAYLEPEVEERINQQ, from the coding sequence ATGGCTAAAGGGCTAGATAAACATCAACATAGAAAAGATGAATTAAATGCATTCGGTAAAAATTTAGCACGACGTGCACGTTCGCATTGCGAAACATGTGATGCATCGGGTGTGAAACTAAATATTTTCGAAGTCGCGCCTATACCGACAACGCCAGATTATGATGATTGCATTTTAATTTGTGATACTTGCAGTGAACAACTTAATAACCCGAAATGTATTGATGCTGATCATTGGCGTTGTCTAAACAAATCGATGTGGTCTGAAGTTGCTATCGTACAAGTAACCGCGATTCGTATGTTACGTTTGTTAGCTGAAAAGCACGAATGGGCGGCAGATCTTGATGAAATGGCTTACTTAGAGCCTGAAGTCGAAGAGCGTATTAACCAGCAATAA
- the serC gene encoding phosphoserine aminotransferase encodes MIPINKPINPNFSSGPCSKRPGYELAKLDITTLGRSHRSNIGKTALQQAIKQTKELLKIPDDYRIAIVPASDTGAMEMMLWSLLGTKPVDVCYWESFGKGWFSDIKNELQISNVNAITADYGQLPDLTTTNPEHDIVFTWNGTTSGVKVPNADWISDQRTGLTICDATSAVFAMPMAWDKLDVTTFSWQKVLGGEGAHGMIVLSPAAVERLESYTPPWPLPKIFRLTKNGKLIEGIFTGATINTPSMLCVADYLDALNWVDAIGGINVAISRSENNLAILANFVDQHEWIDFLAERAEYRSNTSVCLRLTLSDAQLKAYSKLLAQQQVAYDINSYKDAPSGLRIWCGATVESHDLELLLPWLVWAYESVLNKE; translated from the coding sequence ATGATCCCAATCAATAAACCTATCAACCCAAATTTTTCATCAGGGCCTTGTAGTAAACGCCCTGGCTATGAGTTAGCAAAGCTGGACATAACCACACTTGGCCGCTCACACCGTTCTAATATTGGTAAAACTGCACTACAGCAAGCTATTAAACAAACCAAAGAACTCTTAAAAATCCCTGATGACTATCGCATCGCGATTGTCCCGGCTTCTGATACCGGCGCGATGGAGATGATGCTGTGGTCGTTACTAGGAACCAAACCGGTTGATGTTTGCTACTGGGAATCGTTTGGTAAAGGCTGGTTCAGCGATATTAAAAATGAGCTACAAATTAGCAATGTTAATGCAATAACCGCTGATTATGGTCAACTCCCTGATTTAACAACAACGAATCCAGAGCATGATATTGTCTTTACTTGGAATGGCACGACATCTGGCGTTAAAGTGCCGAATGCTGACTGGATCAGTGACCAACGCACAGGTTTAACAATTTGTGACGCCACCTCAGCTGTATTCGCTATGCCGATGGCATGGGATAAACTCGATGTAACCACATTCAGTTGGCAAAAGGTCTTAGGTGGGGAAGGTGCTCATGGCATGATCGTACTGAGCCCTGCTGCGGTTGAACGTTTAGAGTCTTATACACCACCTTGGCCATTACCTAAGATTTTTCGTTTAACTAAAAATGGTAAATTGATTGAAGGGATCTTTACAGGCGCAACCATTAACACCCCATCAATGCTATGCGTAGCTGATTATTTAGATGCATTAAACTGGGTAGATGCAATAGGTGGTATTAACGTAGCAATTAGCCGTTCTGAGAACAATTTAGCAATTTTGGCCAACTTTGTTGACCAACATGAATGGATTGATTTTCTTGCAGAACGAGCTGAGTATAGATCGAATACCAGTGTATGCTTACGTTTAACGCTAAGTGATGCTCAACTAAAGGCATACAGTAAACTATTAGCTCAGCAACAAGTTGCTTATGATATTAACTCATATAAAGATGCGCCGTCAGGGCTCCGTATTTGGTGTGGAGCTACGGTAGAATCACATGATCTCGAGTTACTATTACCTTGGCTCGTTTGGGCTTATGAAAGCGTTCTAAATAAAGAATAA
- a CDS encoding putative carbonic anhydrases, translating into MSTSLRKYQGVSPQLANSAYVDKSAVLIGDITIDEDVSIWPLVAARGDVNKIFIGARTNVQDGCVLHVTRKSSANPHGIPLILGEDVTVGHKALLHACTIGNRVLIGMGAIVLDGAIIEDDVMIGAGTLVPPRKVLASGYLYIGSPARQARKLTDDEIAFLKLSADNYVLLKNEYIEDSQ; encoded by the coding sequence ATGAGCACTTCACTTCGAAAATACCAAGGAGTATCTCCACAATTAGCGAATTCAGCTTATGTTGATAAGTCAGCAGTTCTCATCGGAGATATAACTATAGACGAGGATGTCAGCATATGGCCACTCGTGGCAGCACGTGGTGATGTAAATAAAATTTTCATTGGTGCGCGTACAAATGTTCAAGATGGTTGCGTATTACATGTAACTCGTAAAAGTTCAGCAAATCCGCATGGTATCCCGCTTATTTTAGGTGAAGATGTAACAGTTGGTCATAAAGCACTGTTACATGCATGCACAATTGGTAATCGCGTATTAATAGGCATGGGGGCGATAGTTCTAGATGGCGCTATAATTGAAGATGATGTCATGATTGGTGCAGGCACTTTAGTTCCACCAAGAAAAGTATTAGCGAGTGGCTACCTTTATATCGGCAGTCCAGCTAGACAAGCAAGAAAGTTAACAGATGATGAAATTGCGTTCTTGAAACTATCCGCCGATAACTATGTGCTGCTTAAGAATGAATATATAGAAGATAGTCAGTAA
- the aroE gene encoding shikimate dehydrogenase: MDRYAVFGNPINHSKSPMIHGLFAKQTAQELSYQAIEAPINGFTTAMNEFFSLGGKGCNITVPFKEEAFSFAQTLTPRAQLAGAVNTLVLTDDGRVIGDNTDGFGLVHDLLQYTALTNKRILLLGAGGAARGVIGPLLEQGIQELVIANRTDAKAQQLARLFNDKGDITASSFTALNGSFDLIINSTSASLSGLVPAISPALVDKKTICYDMMYKAEATAFNLWAAEQGAELVIDGLGMLVGQAAESFKVWRGITPSMSPVLQALRKTIK, translated from the coding sequence ATGGATCGTTATGCCGTATTTGGTAATCCAATAAATCACAGTAAATCACCAATGATCCATGGCCTATTCGCCAAGCAAACTGCGCAGGAGCTCAGTTATCAAGCTATTGAAGCCCCTATTAATGGTTTTACCACGGCAATGAATGAGTTTTTTTCTCTGGGTGGGAAGGGTTGTAATATTACCGTCCCTTTTAAAGAAGAGGCCTTTTCGTTTGCTCAGACATTAACACCACGGGCGCAACTTGCAGGTGCCGTGAATACTTTGGTGCTTACTGATGATGGTCGTGTTATTGGTGATAATACGGATGGGTTTGGTCTGGTGCATGACTTGTTGCAATATACGGCGCTCACGAATAAACGGATCTTATTGTTAGGTGCGGGTGGTGCCGCTCGCGGTGTAATCGGCCCGTTATTAGAACAAGGTATACAAGAATTGGTTATTGCTAATCGTACGGATGCTAAAGCGCAACAGTTAGCTAGGTTATTTAATGATAAAGGCGATATTACAGCATCGAGTTTTACTGCATTAAATGGTAGCTTTGATCTGATTATTAACTCGACTTCGGCAAGTTTGTCGGGTTTAGTTCCTGCGATCTCGCCAGCTTTAGTTGATAAAAAAACTATCTGTTATGACATGATGTATAAAGCCGAAGCTACAGCATTCAATTTATGGGCAGCGGAACAAGGTGCTGAATTGGTGATCGATGGACTCGGTATGTTGGTCGGGCAGGCGGCTGAAAGTTTTAAAGTTTGGCGTGGCATTACGCCATCTATGTCGCCAGTACTTCAAGCATTAAGAAAAACGATTAAATAA
- a CDS encoding putative ribosome maturation factor — translation MTINNRYITVNNSTAISNAVTALQNQHVIAYPTEAVFGLGCDPMNEKAVQRLLSIKQRPVEKGLILIAANLAQLNDYVDLTPLSTAQIDHINQTWPGPATWVMPAKVQVPKWLTGQFDSIAVRVSAHPTVQALCLAFGGPITSTSANLTGLTPCVTAAEVNRQLASLLGAVVDEPVGGLAQPTTITDALTGKVYR, via the coding sequence ATGACTATTAATAATAGATATATTACTGTGAATAATTCAACAGCCATTAGCAACGCGGTTACTGCGTTACAGAATCAGCACGTTATTGCTTATCCAACTGAGGCCGTTTTTGGTTTAGGTTGCGATCCAATGAATGAAAAAGCGGTTCAACGTCTACTAAGCATTAAACAACGCCCAGTTGAAAAAGGCTTGATCTTAATTGCAGCAAATTTAGCACAATTAAATGATTATGTTGATTTAACGCCATTGTCGACAGCGCAAATCGATCATATTAATCAAACCTGGCCAGGTCCCGCAACGTGGGTTATGCCCGCGAAAGTTCAAGTACCTAAATGGTTAACAGGACAGTTCGATAGTATTGCAGTTCGTGTTTCTGCTCATCCGACTGTGCAGGCATTATGCCTTGCTTTTGGTGGTCCAATAACATCTACAAGTGCTAACTTAACTGGCCTCACACCTTGCGTGACGGCTGCTGAAGTTAACCGTCAGTTAGCTTCTTTGCTTGGTGCTGTTGTTGATGAACCCGTAGGAGGTCTGGCGCAGCCCACTACTATTACTGATGCGCTTACTGGTAAAGTTTATCGTTAA
- a CDS encoding AIR carboxylase codes for MSTPFVAVLMGSDSDLPVMQATLNVLKSFEIQYEVKVTSAHRTPAATHQYVTDAESRGCAIFICAAGLAAHLAGAVAGITTHPVIGVPIDAGPLQGMDALLSTVQMPGGVPVASVAIGSAGAKNAGYLAAQMLAIGNPEMAAKVKAERQANAASIIAKDEALQAKLKAL; via the coding sequence ATGTCTACACCATTTGTTGCAGTATTAATGGGCTCAGATTCAGATTTACCTGTCATGCAGGCGACACTGAATGTTCTAAAATCATTTGAAATCCAGTACGAAGTTAAAGTAACTTCTGCTCACCGAACTCCAGCAGCGACACACCAATATGTGACAGATGCTGAAAGCCGCGGTTGTGCTATATTTATTTGCGCTGCTGGTCTAGCTGCACATTTAGCAGGTGCAGTTGCAGGTATCACTACACATCCGGTCATTGGTGTGCCAATTGATGCTGGCCCATTACAAGGTATGGATGCATTATTATCAACAGTGCAAATGCCTGGTGGTGTACCTGTCGCTTCTGTAGCAATCGGTAGTGCGGGTGCTAAAAATGCGGGTTATCTTGCTGCACAAATGCTTGCAATTGGTAATCCTGAAATGGCAGCTAAAGTTAAAGCTGAGCGTCAAGCTAATGCTGCAAGCATTATTGCTAAAGACGAAGCATTACAAGCTAAATTAAAGGCACTGTAA
- a CDS encoding DNA topoisomerase, giving the protein MSKNDDKLFTVHEHALEKEYETCPQCGAELSIKNAKSGPFLGCNNYPTCEYSRPLSNQSHFEDDKVLVGSECPECQHELVLKRGRYGFFIGCTQFPACNYMSKTETPDETGICCPQCKSGDLMQKKSRFGKIFYSCNKYPKCKYIINFKPISESCPECNWAILVEKKTSNGKQLICPQKSCGYKRALLE; this is encoded by the coding sequence ATGTCTAAAAATGACGACAAACTATTTACAGTTCATGAACATGCCTTGGAAAAAGAGTACGAGACGTGCCCGCAGTGCGGAGCTGAGTTAAGTATTAAAAATGCCAAATCAGGGCCTTTTTTAGGTTGCAATAATTATCCTACTTGTGAGTATTCACGTCCGTTATCAAATCAATCACATTTCGAAGATGATAAAGTGCTGGTTGGTTCAGAATGCCCAGAGTGTCAACACGAACTCGTATTGAAACGTGGCCGTTATGGCTTCTTTATCGGTTGTACTCAATTTCCCGCCTGTAATTACATGTCGAAAACAGAAACGCCAGACGAAACTGGTATATGTTGTCCGCAGTGTAAATCTGGTGATTTGATGCAGAAAAAGTCACGTTTCGGAAAAATATTTTATTCTTGTAATAAATACCCTAAGTGTAAATACATTATTAATTTCAAACCTATTTCAGAATCTTGCCCTGAGTGTAATTGGGCCATTTTAGTTGAAAAAAAAACCAGTAATGGAAAACAACTTATTTGTCCGCAGAAAAGCTGTGGCTATAAGCGTGCTTTATTAGAATAG
- a CDS encoding protein smg homolog, which yields MLDILIYLFENFYEQNESEFLVDRDDLLGELIQAGFAEAEIHKAITWIENLVELRNGGIQTHLQVSSVSSIRIYTAAEQFYINTECRGFLLFLEQINVLNIETREMAIARLIELENTNLDLDDIKWVILMVLFNVPNGEKAYLQMEELVQDKEFDYLH from the coding sequence ATGCTAGATATACTTATTTATCTTTTCGAAAACTTTTATGAACAAAATGAATCTGAGTTTTTAGTTGATCGAGATGACTTACTCGGTGAGTTAATTCAGGCTGGCTTTGCTGAAGCTGAAATTCATAAAGCGATTACATGGATTGAGAACTTAGTCGAACTACGTAATGGTGGGATTCAGACTCACCTACAAGTTTCGAGTGTGAGTTCTATACGGATTTATACAGCAGCGGAGCAATTCTATATAAACACTGAGTGCCGTGGTTTTCTATTATTTTTAGAGCAAATTAATGTGCTAAACATTGAAACCAGAGAAATGGCTATCGCACGTTTAATTGAACTTGAGAATACAAATTTGGATCTCGATGATATTAAATGGGTTATTTTAATGGTGTTATTTAATGTACCAAACGGTGAAAAAGCATATTTACAGATGGAAGAGTTAGTTCAGGATAAAGAATTTGATTATCTACACTAA
- the smf gene encoding Smf protein: MVNEQDKYWLALCNVPKIGGSRALKLLQKTSLTRLFAGSALYLQSLGLDTAQQQTILNPDWQAIENTLNWLADKPERYLIPITSSDYPLTLKNIGSPPLLLYVEGNVELLSKPQIAMVGSRAPSYYGKRHAHSFAAALVQEGLVVTSGLAIGIDSECHRSVLAAKGHTIAVLGTGLANVYPKRHQKLAQQIREQGALVSEFSPFTQARPEHFPRRNRIVSGLSLGVVVIEAAVNSGSLISARYAIEQGREVFALPGAIDNPMAAGCHYLIQQGAKLITQISDITDELTYINVSTNFEQTNLFSADPETVSLPNQIILDSVGYEVTTADIIAELSQQPVSQVLTSLIELELDNWVSVVPGGYVRSQRRG, from the coding sequence ATGGTTAATGAGCAAGATAAATATTGGTTAGCGCTATGTAACGTCCCCAAAATTGGTGGCAGTAGGGCGCTAAAATTATTGCAAAAAACATCGTTAACTAGATTATTTGCTGGTTCTGCACTGTATCTACAATCACTTGGTTTGGATACTGCGCAGCAACAGACCATTCTAAATCCTGATTGGCAAGCAATTGAGAACACTTTAAATTGGCTTGCGGATAAACCTGAACGTTATCTTATTCCTATTACCTCAAGTGATTATCCACTGACATTAAAAAATATTGGTTCTCCGCCTTTACTTTTATATGTAGAAGGTAATGTTGAGTTATTATCAAAACCACAAATCGCTATGGTTGGCAGTCGAGCTCCAAGTTATTATGGCAAGCGGCATGCACACAGTTTTGCAGCAGCATTAGTGCAAGAAGGGTTAGTGGTTACTAGTGGTCTTGCGATTGGTATCGATAGTGAGTGTCACCGTAGTGTATTAGCAGCCAAAGGGCATACTATTGCCGTTTTAGGTACTGGGTTAGCCAATGTTTATCCTAAGCGTCATCAGAAATTAGCGCAACAAATTAGGGAGCAGGGGGCGTTGGTTTCTGAGTTTAGCCCTTTTACTCAAGCGAGACCGGAACACTTTCCCCGTCGTAACCGTATTGTTAGTGGTCTTTCACTCGGTGTTGTGGTTATTGAAGCAGCAGTAAACAGCGGGTCATTAATCTCAGCTCGTTATGCTATAGAGCAAGGTCGTGAAGTATTTGCTCTGCCGGGCGCAATTGATAACCCGATGGCTGCTGGTTGTCATTATCTGATCCAACAAGGGGCAAAACTTATCACTCAAATTAGTGATATTACCGATGAACTCACATATATAAATGTAAGTACGAATTTTGAGCAAACAAACCTATTCAGCGCGGATCCAGAGACTGTTTCATTGCCAAATCAAATTATCTTAGATAGTGTCGGTTATGAAGTAACTACAGCTGATATTATTGCTGAGCTGAGCCAACAACCTGTTAGCCAAGTATTAACAAGTTTAATTGAACTGGAACTTGATAATTGGGTGAGTGTTGTGCCCGGTGGTTATGTAAGATCGCAGCGGAGGGGCTAA